The following are from one region of the Quercus robur chromosome 1, dhQueRobu3.1, whole genome shotgun sequence genome:
- the LOC126729755 gene encoding scarecrow-like protein 33: MFMDPQQPQYFGSINGFKFDIESLFLNSDQYPVVENGIIFNSPTLGPSFMDNPVFSPDPSPGNSAQSSLEGDSPTDDSDSSDSVLKYISQVLMEEEMESKPCMFHDPLALQATEKSLYEVIGGKYPTSPDQHPLYIDRNVESPDDSFLSGFSDHSSNSSSSFGNSNLNDFQWNHADFGEYKPSLLKNPLPTDFVFQSTAKSSPPSSFNFPNSLTSDGNGLLGSSVNELLVQNFLSNTESVLQFQRGVEEANKFLPKGNQLTVDLEKNTFSPVSNKKAPEVLVKLEIDEREHSPSRLRGRKNHEREDTDLEDGRSNKQSAVYLDESEISEMFDKVLLCFGAKREPSVCNFDESLQNGENKNLLKNGQSNVSSGAKTRAKKQSNKKDVVDLRTLLVLCSQAVSSDDRRTASEVLKQVRKHSSPFGDGSQRLAHYFADCIEARLAGTGTQIYTALAPKKSSAADMLKAYQAYVSACPFMKLAIIFANHMILRASENAATLHVIDFGILYGFQWPALIHCLSRRLGGPPKLRITGIELPQRGFRPAERVQQTGRRLAKYCERFNVPFEYNAIAQKWETIQVKDLKINRDEVLAVNCLYRYKNLLDETVVVNNPRDAVLSLIRKINPNIFVHAIVNGSYNAPFFVTRFREALFHFSSLFDMLDTNIAREDPMRLMFEKEFFGREAMNVIACEGLERVERPETYKQWQLRKMRAGFRQLPMDHEIMKKLRAKLKGGYHNDFVVDVDGHWMLQGWKGRILCASSCWIPA, from the coding sequence ATGTTCATGGATCCACAACAACCCCAATACTTTGGGTCAATTAACGGTTTCAAATTTGATATAGAGTCACTTTTTCTCAATTCAGATCAGTACCCAGTTGTTGAAAATGGGATTATATTCAATAGCCCCACTCTAGGTCCTAGCTTCATGGACAATCCAGTTTTTAGCCCTGATCCAAGCCCCGGTAATTCTGCTCAATCGAGCTTAGAGGGTGATTCTCCCACAGATGACAGTGACTCTTCTGATAGTGTCCTTAAGTACATAAGCCAGGTGCTTATGGAAGAGGAGATGGAGTCAAAGCCATGTATGTTCCATGACCCGTTGGCTCTTCAAGCCACGGAGAAATCGTTGTATGAAGTCATTGGCGGGAAGTACCCTACGTCCCCGGATCAACACCCACTTTATATTGATCGAAATGTTGAGAGTCCGGATGATAGTTTTTTGAGTGGCTTCAGTGATCATAGTAGCAATAGCAGTTCTAGTTTTGGTAATAGTAACTTGAACGATTTTCAGTGGAATCATGCTGATTTTGGAGAATACAAACCCTCTTTGTTAAAAAATCCTCTCCCCACTGACTTTGTTTTCCAGTCCACTGCAAAGTCTAGTCCACCATCATCTTTTAACTTTCCAAACAGCCTCACTAGTGATGGTAATGGGCTGCTGGGCTCATCTGTCAATGAGCTTCTGGTTCAGAACTTCTTAAGCAATACCGAATCAGTTTTGCAGTTCCAGAGAGGGGTAGAGGAAGCTAATAAATTCCTTCCTAAAGGGAATCAGCTGACTGTTGATCTGGAGAAGAACACATTTTCTCCTGTTTCGAATAAGAAGGCTCCAGaagtgttggttaagttggagATAGATGAGAGGGAGCACTCCCCTTCTAGGTTAAGAGGAAGGAAGAATCATGAGCGAGAGGATACAGACTTAGAAGATGGGAGGAGTAACAAGCAATCAGCTGTTTATCTGGATGAGAGTGAGATATCGGAGATGTTTGATAAGGTGCTGCTCTGTTTTGGGGCAAAACGAGAGCCTTCAGTGTGTAACTTTGATGAAAGCTTGCAGAAtggagaaaacaaaaacctgCTGAAGAATGGACAATCAAATGTATCTAGTGGTGCAAAGACTCGTGCCAAGAAACAAAGCAATAAGAAGGATGTTGTGGATTTGAGAACTCTATTGGTGCTGTGTTCACAAGCAGTCTCCTCTGATGATAGGAGGACTGCTTCTGAAGTACTAAAACAGGTTAGGAAGCACTCTTCCCCATTTGGTGATGGGTCGCAGAGGTTGGCCCATTACTTTGCAGACTGCATTGAGGCGCGCTTAGCTGGCACAGGGACCCAAATTTACACTGCTCTAGCTCCCAAAAAATCATCAGCTGCTGATATGTTGAAAGCTTACCAAGCATATGTTTCAGCCTGCCCCTTCATGAAGCTTGCAATTATCTTTGCAAACCATATGATTCTGAGAGCATCTGAGAATGCGGCAACACTTCATGTTATTGATTTTGGTATCCTTTATGGTTTCCAATGGCCTGCCCTCATCCATTGTCTCTCAAGAAGACTGGGAGGGCCTCCCAAGCTACGCATTACAGGGATAGAGCTTCCTCAACGTGGATTCCGGCCAGCGGAAAGAGTACAGCAGACAGGGCGTCGCTTGGCAAAGTATTGTGAGCGTTTCAACGTTCCATTCGAGTATAATGCAATTGCACAGAAATGGGAAACTATTCAAGTCAAGGACCTCAAAATTAATAGAGATGAGGTACTTGCAGTGAATTGTTTGTACCGGTATAAAAACCTGCTTGATGAGACAGTTGTGGTGAATAATCCGAGGGATGCTGTTCTAAGCTTAATTAGGAAGATAAATCCTAATATTTTTGTCCATGCTATTGTTAATGGATCCTACAATGCTCCATTCTTTGTCACACGGTTCCGTGAGGCTCTCTTCCACTTCTCCTCATTGTTTGATATGCTTGATACTAACATTGCCCGTGAAGATCCCATGAGATTGATGTTTGAAAAAGAGTTTTTTGGGCGGGAGGCCATGAATGTCATAGCTTGTGAAGGATTAGAGAGGGTTGAGAGGCCTGAGACATATAAGCAGTGGCAGCTTCGGAAAATGAGGGCTGGATTTAGGCAGCTTCCAATGGATCATGAAATCATGAAGAAACTGAGGGCTAAACTGAAAGGTGGGTACCATAATGATTTTGTGGTTGACGTAGATGGGCACTGGATGCTTCAAGGTTGGAAGGGCCGGATTCTCTGTGCTTCCTCCTGCTGGATACCTGCCTAG